The proteins below come from a single Kitasatospora sp. NBC_00315 genomic window:
- the gcvP gene encoding aminomethyl-transferring glycine dehydrogenase, whose translation MNAQPNAGHPRSSATLAELEQASPFENRHIGPDVAAQEKMLAQVGYGSLDELSAAAVPEAIRSIDGLDLPAGHSEAEVLAELRVLAARNQVLTPMIGLGYYGTFTPPVILRNVMENPAWYTAYTPYQPEISQGRLEALLNFQTVVSDLTGLATSGSSLLDEGTAAAEAMALARRVTKVKGGVFLVDAETLPQTVAVIRTRAEPTGVEVVVADLAEGIPAEIAERGVFGLLLQYPGASGVVRDLAPVIEQAHGLGAVVAVAADLLALTLLRSPGSLGADIACGTSQRFGVPMGFGGPHAGYLSVRAEYARSLPGRLVGVSVDADGNRAYRLALQTREQHIRREKATSNICTAQVLLAVMASMYAVYHGPDGLADIARRTHRYAAALAAGLRAGGVELLHGEFFDTVTARVPGRAASVAAAARDHGINVYQDGEDLVSVSCDETTTREHLAGVWAAFGVAVGPVDETADALPAALLREDDYLTHPVFHSHRSETAMLRYLRRLSDRDYALDRGMIPLGSCTMKLNATTEMEAVTWPEFGQLHPFAPIEQAQGYLTLIRQLEQQLVEVTGYDAVSIQPNAGSQGELAGLLAVRAYHHANGDTQRDVCLIPSSAHGTNAASAVMAGMRVVVVKTLTDGDVDVDDLRAKIEQHREQLAVLMVTYPSTHGVFEETITDICAAVHEAGGQVYVDGANLNALVGLAKPGKFGADVSHLNLHKTFCIPHGGGGPGVGPVAVRAHLAPYLPNHPLQSEAGPATGVGPISAAPWGSAAILPISWAYVRLMGGEGLKHATQVAVLNANYIAKRLAPYYPVLYTGPGGLVAHECIIDIRPLTKETGVSVDDIAKRLVDYGFHAPTMSFPVAGTLMIEPTESEDLHEIDRFCAAMIEIRAEIEKVGSGEWAADDNPLRGAPHTAATMAGEWTRGYSRQEAVFPAGVNPADKYWPPVSRIDGAYGDRNLVCSCPPMDEYGA comes from the coding sequence ATGAACGCCCAGCCGAACGCGGGTCACCCGCGCAGCTCCGCCACCCTTGCCGAGCTCGAGCAGGCCAGTCCCTTCGAGAACCGCCACATCGGCCCCGACGTCGCGGCGCAGGAGAAGATGCTCGCCCAGGTGGGCTACGGCTCCCTCGACGAGTTGTCCGCCGCCGCCGTGCCCGAGGCGATCCGATCCATCGACGGCCTCGACCTGCCGGCGGGCCACAGCGAGGCCGAGGTGCTCGCCGAACTGCGCGTGCTGGCCGCCCGCAACCAGGTCCTCACGCCGATGATCGGCCTCGGTTACTACGGCACCTTCACCCCGCCGGTGATCCTGCGCAACGTCATGGAGAACCCGGCCTGGTACACGGCGTACACGCCCTACCAGCCGGAGATCTCGCAGGGCCGCCTGGAGGCTCTGCTCAACTTCCAGACCGTGGTCTCCGACCTGACGGGCCTGGCGACCTCCGGTTCCTCGCTGCTCGACGAGGGCACCGCCGCCGCCGAGGCGATGGCACTGGCCCGCCGGGTCACCAAGGTCAAGGGCGGCGTCTTCCTGGTCGACGCCGAGACGCTCCCGCAGACCGTCGCGGTCATCCGGACCCGTGCGGAGCCGACCGGCGTCGAGGTGGTCGTCGCCGACCTCGCCGAGGGCATCCCGGCCGAGATCGCCGAGCGCGGCGTCTTCGGCCTGCTGCTCCAGTACCCGGGCGCCTCCGGTGTCGTGCGCGACCTCGCGCCCGTGATCGAGCAGGCCCACGGCCTCGGCGCCGTCGTCGCCGTGGCCGCCGACCTGCTGGCGCTCACCCTGCTCAGGTCGCCCGGCTCGCTGGGCGCCGACATCGCCTGCGGCACCTCGCAGCGCTTCGGCGTCCCGATGGGCTTCGGCGGCCCGCACGCCGGCTACCTCTCGGTGCGCGCCGAGTACGCCCGTTCGCTGCCCGGCCGCCTGGTCGGGGTCTCGGTCGACGCGGACGGCAACCGCGCCTACCGGCTCGCGCTGCAGACCCGCGAGCAGCACATCCGCCGCGAGAAGGCCACCAGCAACATCTGCACCGCGCAGGTGCTGCTCGCCGTGATGGCCTCGATGTACGCGGTCTACCACGGCCCGGACGGTCTCGCGGACATCGCCCGCCGCACCCACCGCTACGCCGCCGCGCTCGCGGCCGGCCTGCGCGCCGGGGGCGTGGAGCTGCTGCACGGCGAGTTCTTCGACACCGTCACCGCCCGGGTGCCGGGCCGCGCCGCCTCGGTGGCCGCCGCCGCGCGCGACCACGGCATCAACGTGTACCAGGACGGCGAGGACCTGGTGTCGGTCTCCTGCGACGAGACCACCACCCGCGAGCACCTGGCCGGTGTCTGGGCCGCCTTCGGCGTGGCCGTGGGCCCGGTCGACGAGACGGCCGACGCGCTGCCGGCCGCGCTGCTGCGCGAGGACGACTACCTGACCCACCCGGTGTTCCACAGCCACCGCTCGGAGACCGCCATGCTGCGCTACCTGCGCCGGCTGTCGGACCGCGACTACGCGCTGGACCGGGGCATGATCCCGCTGGGTTCCTGCACCATGAAGCTCAACGCGACGACCGAGATGGAGGCGGTGACCTGGCCCGAGTTCGGCCAGCTGCACCCCTTCGCCCCGATCGAGCAGGCCCAGGGCTACCTCACCCTGATCCGCCAGCTGGAGCAGCAGCTGGTCGAGGTGACCGGCTACGACGCCGTCTCGATCCAGCCCAACGCCGGTTCGCAGGGCGAGCTGGCCGGCCTGCTGGCGGTCCGTGCGTACCACCACGCCAACGGCGACACCCAGCGTGACGTCTGCCTGATCCCGTCCTCCGCGCACGGCACCAACGCGGCCTCCGCCGTGATGGCCGGCATGCGGGTGGTCGTGGTCAAGACGCTGACCGACGGCGACGTGGACGTCGACGACCTGCGGGCCAAGATCGAGCAGCACCGTGAGCAGCTCGCCGTCCTGATGGTCACCTACCCCTCCACGCACGGCGTGTTCGAGGAGACCATCACCGACATCTGCGCGGCGGTGCACGAGGCCGGCGGCCAGGTGTACGTGGACGGCGCCAACCTCAACGCGCTGGTGGGCCTGGCCAAGCCGGGCAAGTTCGGCGCGGACGTCTCGCACCTGAACCTGCACAAGACCTTCTGCATCCCGCACGGCGGCGGCGGCCCGGGCGTCGGCCCGGTGGCGGTCCGCGCGCACCTGGCGCCGTACCTGCCCAACCACCCGCTGCAGAGCGAGGCGGGACCGGCCACCGGCGTCGGCCCGATCTCGGCCGCGCCCTGGGGCTCCGCGGCGATCCTGCCGATCTCCTGGGCGTACGTCCGGCTGATGGGCGGCGAGGGCCTGAAGCACGCGACCCAGGTCGCGGTCCTGAACGCCAACTACATCGCCAAGCGGCTCGCGCCGTACTACCCGGTGCTCTACACCGGCCCCGGCGGCCTGGTCGCGCACGAGTGCATCATCGACATCCGTCCGCTCACCAAGGAGACGGGCGTGAGCGTGGACGACATCGCCAAGCGCCTGGTCGACTACGGCTTCCACGCGCCGACCATGTCGTTCCCGGTGGCCGGCACGCTGATGATCGAGCCCACCGAGTCCGAGGACCTGCACGAGATCGACCGGTTCTGCGCCGCGATGATCGAGATCCGCGCGGAGATCGAGAAGGTCGGCTCGGGCGAGTGGGCGGCCGACGACAACCCGCTGCGGGGCGCCCCGCACACCGCCGCGACGATGGCCGGGGAGTGGACTCGCGGCTACTCCCGACAGGAGGCGGTCTTCCCGGCCGGGGTGAACCCGGCGGACAAGTACTGGCCGCCGGTCAGCCGGATCGACGGCGCGTACGGTGACCGGAACCTGGTCTGCTCCTGCCCGCCGATGGACGAGTACGGCGCCTGA
- a CDS encoding PRC and DUF2382 domain-containing protein, which produces MQTDIDPRDLIGHRAVDRNGDKIGTVDEVYLDDATGQPEWAAVRTGIFGRDAFVPLTTSEFSGDELRVPYDKSLVKESPDFGVGQHLSPAQELQLYRYYGLDTPVDDRSGSGSAGADGPGDEPADLDFGAVAPAAAGGAAAGAATVATAAVASERAEKLEKVESNVRPVTAQAPAPAPVSAAAAPVSAAAASRTVPGEAVPAAAAQPARSPGETTAGQGAADTSPHGPVEITCHEERLDISTEWQVTYTARLRKYVTSETVERHVPVVRERVRVERVPVTEGERDALTQEEIAEAVEEVTLREERPVVRKYLVPIERVRLVVERYTDDHVVREELHREHVEIHDDSANAGQAAPGAPGASGTAAPAAPASTTAGPASGAPSSPAPGAATTAVTPPHLGQSRPEPLRSMG; this is translated from the coding sequence GTGCAAACCGACATCGACCCCCGCGACCTCATCGGGCACCGGGCCGTCGACCGCAACGGCGACAAGATCGGCACCGTCGACGAGGTGTACCTGGACGACGCGACCGGCCAGCCCGAGTGGGCGGCCGTCCGGACGGGCATCTTCGGGCGGGACGCCTTCGTCCCGCTGACGACCAGCGAGTTCTCCGGTGACGAGTTGCGGGTCCCGTACGACAAGTCGCTGGTCAAGGAGTCGCCGGACTTCGGCGTGGGGCAGCACCTCTCCCCCGCCCAGGAACTTCAGCTGTACCGCTACTACGGCCTGGACACGCCCGTGGACGACCGGTCCGGCTCCGGGTCGGCCGGGGCCGACGGGCCGGGCGACGAACCGGCCGATCTGGACTTCGGCGCGGTGGCCCCGGCGGCGGCCGGCGGCGCGGCGGCCGGGGCGGCGACGGTCGCCACCGCCGCGGTCGCGAGCGAGCGGGCCGAGAAGCTGGAGAAGGTCGAGAGCAACGTCCGGCCCGTCACCGCGCAGGCACCCGCACCCGCACCGGTGTCGGCCGCCGCCGCTCCGGTGTCCGCCGCCGCCGCGAGCAGGACGGTCCCGGGCGAGGCCGTCCCGGCGGCCGCCGCACAGCCCGCCCGGTCGCCGGGCGAGACCACGGCCGGACAGGGCGCCGCCGACACGTCCCCGCACGGGCCGGTGGAGATCACCTGCCACGAGGAGCGGCTGGACATCAGCACCGAGTGGCAGGTGACGTACACCGCCAGGCTCCGCAAGTACGTGACGAGCGAGACGGTCGAGCGGCACGTGCCGGTGGTGCGCGAGCGGGTCCGGGTGGAGCGGGTGCCGGTCACCGAGGGCGAGCGGGACGCGCTGACCCAGGAGGAGATCGCGGAGGCCGTGGAGGAGGTGACGCTGCGCGAGGAGCGCCCGGTGGTGCGCAAGTACCTGGTGCCGATCGAGCGGGTGCGGCTGGTCGTCGAGCGGTACACCGACGACCACGTGGTCCGTGAGGAGCTGCACCGCGAGCACGTCGAGATCCACGACGACTCCGCGAACGCCGGCCAGGCCGCCCCCGGTGCGCCGGGGGCGTCGGGCACCGCCGCCCCGGCGGCCCCGGCGTCCACGACCGCCGGCCCGGCCTCGGGGGCGCCGTCCTCCCCCGCGCCCGGCGCGGCGACCACGGCCGTGACTCCCCCGCACCTCGGACAGAGCCGCCCCGAGCCCCTGCGCTCGATGGGCTGA
- a CDS encoding MFS transporter, with protein sequence MSEAPQPTTAAAGQSSSRVLPALILAMLSFSVVQTAVVPILPSLAKELGVSGSNITWLMTANLLSAAVLTPLLGRFGDLRGRKQMLLISLAGLVAGSVLAVSTHSFTWLVVARVLQGAGGGVLPLAISIVRDELPKEKVTGGVAGISASMGVGSGLGLVATGLLLEHWSYKSIFWMGLVFGLIAFALVALRVPKDPVVDKEGGADPLGALTLAGWLSALLVAVSQGNSWGWTSNKTLGLFAVAAVVALIWGIIEVKVKHPLVDMSMMSRPAVAFTNLAGLLIGFGMYGSFMVISNFAQTPARLTHYGFTATVLHAGVMLLPSAVGSMVAAPLGAVLIARRGPRLPLVLGGVLGAVAMAYLATRHSHEADIYTASAIFGLGIGLAFSAMPAYINGAVPVEQSGIANGMNAVLRTVGGAIGTAVMAAILTGDTIPRLPVALPTLNAYEHAFWTAAAVCAVAGAVPFLIRRIKAAAPATELSGEQTSSPELVKTDA encoded by the coding sequence GTGAGTGAGGCACCACAGCCCACCACCGCGGCAGCCGGACAGAGCAGTTCCCGGGTACTCCCGGCCCTGATCCTGGCGATGCTGTCGTTCAGCGTGGTGCAGACCGCGGTCGTCCCGATCCTGCCCTCGCTCGCCAAGGAACTGGGCGTCTCCGGTTCCAACATCACCTGGCTGATGACGGCCAACCTGCTCTCCGCGGCCGTCCTCACCCCGCTGCTGGGCCGCTTCGGCGACCTGCGCGGACGCAAGCAGATGCTGCTGATCTCGCTGGCCGGCCTGGTCGCCGGTTCGGTCCTCGCGGTGAGCACCCACTCGTTCACCTGGCTGGTCGTGGCCCGCGTACTGCAGGGTGCGGGCGGTGGCGTGCTCCCGCTGGCGATCAGCATCGTCCGCGACGAGCTGCCCAAGGAGAAGGTCACCGGCGGCGTCGCCGGTATCAGCGCCTCGATGGGCGTCGGCAGCGGCCTCGGCCTGGTGGCCACCGGCCTGCTGCTGGAGCACTGGAGCTACAAGTCCATCTTCTGGATGGGCCTGGTCTTCGGCCTCATCGCGTTCGCCCTGGTCGCCCTGCGCGTCCCGAAGGACCCGGTGGTCGACAAGGAGGGCGGCGCCGACCCGCTGGGCGCGCTGACCCTGGCCGGCTGGCTCTCCGCGCTGCTGGTCGCGGTCAGCCAGGGCAACAGCTGGGGCTGGACGTCCAACAAGACCCTCGGCCTGTTCGCCGTCGCCGCCGTGGTCGCCCTGATCTGGGGGATCATCGAGGTCAAGGTCAAGCACCCGCTGGTCGACATGTCGATGATGTCCCGCCCCGCGGTCGCCTTCACCAACCTGGCCGGCCTGCTCATCGGGTTCGGCATGTACGGCTCGTTCATGGTGATCAGCAACTTCGCGCAGACCCCCGCGCGGCTGACCCACTACGGCTTCACCGCGACCGTCCTGCACGCCGGTGTGATGCTGCTCCCGTCCGCCGTCGGCAGCATGGTCGCCGCCCCGCTCGGCGCGGTGCTGATCGCCCGGCGCGGCCCGCGGCTGCCGCTGGTCCTCGGCGGCGTCCTCGGCGCCGTCGCGATGGCCTACCTGGCCACCAGGCACAGCCACGAGGCGGACATCTACACCGCCTCGGCCATCTTCGGCCTGGGCATCGGCCTCGCGTTCTCCGCGATGCCGGCCTACATCAACGGCGCCGTCCCGGTGGAGCAGAGCGGCATCGCCAACGGCATGAACGCCGTCCTGCGGACCGTCGGCGGCGCCATCGGCACCGCCGTGATGGCCGCCATCCTCACCGGTGACACCATCCCGCGGCTGCCCGTCGCCCTGCCGACGCTGAACGCCTACGAGCACGCGTTCTGGACCGCCGCCGCCGTCTGCGCCGTCGCCGGCGCCGTGCCGTTCCTCATCCGCCGGATCAAGGCGGCCGCCCCGGCGACCGAGCTCTCCGGGGAGCAGACCTCCAGCCCCGAGCTGGTGAAGACCGACGCCTGA
- a CDS encoding DNA polymerase IV: protein MRSLPSIIHLDMDAFFASVEQASKPSLRGKPVVVGGLGGRGVVSTASYEARTFGVHSAMPMAQARRLCPNAAFLTGRFEAYRQVSDLVMGLLRELSPLVEPLSLDEAFVDLEAGRHGPALAEAADGAELVLALAEDLRADIERRTGLTASVGAAGSKLMAKIASEEAKPDGLVLVTPGRERAVLGPMPVRALPGVGPATEQSLRQAGLSTVADLAEAGEAELIRLLGRSHGAGVHHMALGLDDRPVVPDRDAKSVSVEDTFEVDLLDRDRIMHEVQVLAERCVRRLHAAERSGRTVVLKVRRFDFSTLTRSETLRGPTDDEAVITETARRLAAQVDVTGGVRLLGVGVSQLADYTQEDLFAQAVREAARERAAARERAEAEPPAEPVEGDAAREQPVEPVQAAPAARRWMPGQDVTHTEFGPGWVQGSGVGRVTVRFETPWSERGRVRTFLVEDPALEPSAPLPLRR, encoded by the coding sequence GTGCGGTCACTGCCGAGCATCATCCACCTCGACATGGACGCCTTCTTCGCCTCGGTGGAGCAGGCGTCCAAGCCGAGCCTGCGCGGCAAGCCGGTGGTGGTGGGCGGCCTCGGCGGGCGCGGTGTGGTCTCCACCGCCTCCTACGAGGCGCGGACGTTCGGGGTGCACTCGGCGATGCCGATGGCCCAGGCCCGCCGGCTGTGCCCGAACGCGGCCTTCCTGACCGGTCGGTTCGAGGCCTACCGCCAGGTCAGCGACCTCGTGATGGGTCTGCTGCGGGAGTTGTCGCCCCTGGTGGAGCCGCTCAGTCTGGACGAGGCGTTCGTCGATCTGGAGGCGGGCCGCCACGGCCCGGCGCTCGCCGAGGCCGCCGACGGCGCCGAACTGGTGCTGGCCCTGGCGGAGGACCTGCGGGCGGACATCGAGCGCCGGACGGGGCTGACCGCCTCGGTGGGCGCGGCCGGCTCCAAACTGATGGCGAAGATCGCCTCGGAGGAGGCGAAACCGGACGGCCTGGTGCTGGTCACGCCGGGTCGGGAGCGCGCGGTGCTGGGCCCGATGCCGGTGCGTGCGCTGCCGGGGGTCGGTCCGGCCACCGAGCAGTCCCTGCGGCAGGCCGGGCTCAGCACGGTCGCCGATCTCGCCGAGGCCGGTGAGGCCGAGCTGATCCGCCTGCTGGGCCGCTCGCACGGTGCGGGTGTGCACCACATGGCCCTGGGGCTGGACGACCGGCCGGTGGTGCCGGACCGGGACGCCAAGTCGGTGTCGGTGGAGGACACCTTCGAGGTCGATCTCCTGGACCGCGACCGGATCATGCACGAGGTGCAGGTGCTGGCCGAGCGCTGCGTGCGGCGGTTGCACGCCGCCGAGCGCTCCGGGCGCACGGTCGTGCTCAAGGTGCGCAGGTTCGACTTCTCCACGCTGACCAGGTCGGAGACGCTCCGGGGCCCCACCGACGACGAGGCGGTGATCACGGAGACCGCCCGCAGACTGGCGGCGCAGGTGGACGTGACGGGTGGGGTCCGGCTGCTCGGCGTCGGCGTCTCCCAACTCGCCGACTACACGCAGGAGGATCTCTTCGCGCAGGCCGTGCGGGAGGCGGCGCGGGAGCGGGCGGCGGCGCGGGAGCGGGCGGAGGCCGAGCCGCCCGCGGAGCCGGTGGAGGGGGATGCGGCGCGGGAGCAGCCCGTGGAGCCGGTGCAGGCGGCGCCCGCCGCCCGGCGCTGGATGCCGGGGCAGGACGTCACGCACACGGAGTTCGGGCCGGGCTGGGTGCAGGGCAGCGGGGTCGGCCGGGTCACCGTGCGATTCGAGACGCCCTGGAGCGAGCGCGGCCGGGTGCGGACGTTCCTGGTGGAGGATCCGGCGCTGGAGCCCTCGGCGCCGCTGCCGTTGCGGCGGTGA
- a CDS encoding vancomycin high temperature exclusion protein, whose amino-acid sequence MRDVRPGRGPLARLRGRGGQRRAFQLLALLCGVALAPSAWVFASTQDRIRTLATAPSAPVAVVFGAGLEHGEPSPYLAQRLDTALALYRSDKVRAILVTGDNGHVDYDETDAMRRYLVDHGVPGVRVVGDYAGFDTWDSCTRARRIFGVDRAVLVSQDFHIRRALALCRAAGIDAYAVGAAETHDLTWLYGGLREIPGAGKAALNAWLRPDPALLGPQEQGIARALADAGAR is encoded by the coding sequence ATGCGGGATGTACGACCGGGCCGGGGTCCGCTCGCCCGGCTGCGCGGCCGCGGCGGTCAGCGGCGGGCGTTCCAACTGCTCGCCCTGCTGTGCGGGGTGGCGCTGGCGCCGAGCGCCTGGGTCTTCGCGAGCACGCAGGACAGGATCCGCACGCTCGCCACGGCGCCCAGCGCGCCCGTGGCGGTGGTGTTCGGGGCCGGGTTGGAGCACGGTGAGCCGTCCCCCTACCTCGCGCAGCGACTGGACACCGCGTTGGCGCTGTACCGGAGCGACAAGGTGCGGGCGATCCTGGTGACCGGCGACAACGGGCACGTGGACTACGACGAGACCGACGCGATGCGGCGCTACCTCGTCGACCACGGCGTGCCCGGTGTGCGGGTGGTCGGGGACTACGCGGGCTTCGACACCTGGGACTCCTGCACCCGGGCCCGGCGGATCTTCGGGGTCGACCGGGCGGTGCTGGTCAGTCAGGACTTCCACATCCGGCGGGCGCTGGCGCTCTGTCGGGCGGCCGGCATCGACGCGTACGCGGTCGGTGCGGCCGAGACGCACGACCTCACCTGGTTGTACGGCGGCCTGCGGGAGATCCCGGGTGCGGGCAAGGCCGCGCTGAACGCATGGCTGCGGCCGGATCCGGCGCTGCTCGGGCCCCAGGAGCAGGGCATCGCGCGGGCGCTGGCGGACGCGGGGGCCCGCTGA
- a CDS encoding MerR family transcriptional regulator: MTSTGDDVAVGGVCSVHVQRTGRGVMDHAWDARTAEPGAAEPSGRGGPRIGRFPAVQAGQPDIERLAPTSALVGYRGPTACAAAGITYRQLDYWARTGLLEPSVRSVLPVSTHRLYSFRDILTLKIVKRLLDAGVSLQNIRVAVTHVQGAEVGDLAGLTLMCDGATVYECTTPQQVVDLLKGGQGVFGIAIGAVWKELESSLARLHAERTDTGETLVGQDPADELAQRRNRAG, encoded by the coding sequence ATGACCAGCACCGGCGATGACGTGGCCGTGGGTGGCGTGTGCTCCGTGCATGTCCAGCGCACCGGGCGCGGCGTGATGGACCACGCCTGGGACGCGAGGACGGCGGAGCCCGGCGCCGCGGAGCCGTCCGGCCGCGGCGGCCCCAGGATCGGGCGCTTCCCGGCGGTCCAGGCGGGCCAGCCGGACATCGAGCGGCTCGCCCCCACCTCCGCCCTGGTCGGTTACCGGGGCCCGACGGCCTGCGCCGCCGCCGGCATCACGTACCGCCAACTGGACTACTGGGCGCGGACCGGCCTGCTGGAGCCGAGCGTGCGCTCGGTCCTCCCGGTGAGCACCCACCGGCTGTACAGCTTCCGGGACATCCTGACGTTGAAGATCGTGAAGCGGCTGCTGGACGCCGGCGTCTCGCTGCAGAACATCCGGGTCGCCGTCACCCATGTGCAGGGCGCCGAGGTCGGCGATCTGGCCGGGCTCACCCTGATGTGCGACGGCGCCACGGTCTACGAGTGCACCACGCCCCAGCAGGTGGTCGACCTGCTGAAGGGGGGCCAGGGCGTCTTCGGCATCGCGATCGGCGCGGTCTGGAAGGAGCTGGAGTCCTCGTTGGCCCGGCTGCACGCCGAGCGCACGGACACCGGCGAGACGCTGGTCGGGCAGGACCCGGCCGACGAGCTGGCGCAGCGCCGCAACCGCGCGGGCTGA
- a CDS encoding bifunctional nuclease family protein — MNELDVVGVRVEMPSNQPIVLLREVGGDRYLPIWIGPGEATAIAFAQQGMTPVRPLTHDLFKDVLEALGQQLTEVRITDLREGVFYAELVFSGGVEVSARPSDAIALALRTGTPIYGSEDVLAEAGIAIPDEQEDEVEKFREFLDQVSPEDFGGGQQ, encoded by the coding sequence GTGAATGAGCTCGACGTCGTGGGTGTCAGGGTGGAGATGCCTTCCAACCAGCCGATCGTGCTGCTGCGCGAGGTGGGGGGCGACCGCTACCTGCCGATTTGGATCGGCCCGGGTGAGGCGACCGCGATCGCCTTCGCCCAGCAGGGCATGACGCCCGTCCGCCCGCTGACGCACGACCTGTTCAAGGACGTGCTGGAGGCCCTGGGCCAGCAGCTCACCGAGGTCCGGATCACCGACCTGCGTGAGGGTGTGTTCTACGCCGAGCTGGTGTTCTCCGGCGGCGTGGAGGTCAGCGCCCGGCCGTCCGACGCGATAGCGCTGGCCCTGCGCACGGGTACCCCGATCTACGGGAGCGAGGACGTGCTCGCCGAGGCGGGCATCGCCATCCCGGACGAGCAGGAGGACGAGGTCGAGAAGTTCCGCGAGTTCCTCGACCAGGTCTCGCCCGAGGACTTCGGCGGCGGCCAGCAGTGA
- a CDS encoding MerR family transcriptional regulator, with protein sequence MSIGAVLAFLRDDFPEVTISKIRFLEAEGLVEPQRTPSGYRKFSPPDVERLAYVLRMQRDHYLPLRVIREHLDAIERGEAPPALPAPETRPGPMEEMDRELGAVSGSPAGVRLGRAELLAAAEAQERELVEWESYGLVTPGPDGGYDGEALQVARLVAELGRYGLEPRHLRATKAAADREVALVDQVVAPLRRHRNPQTRAHAETTARDLATLSVRLHAAMVQAAMRGRS encoded by the coding sequence CTGAGTATCGGCGCGGTGCTGGCCTTCCTCCGGGACGACTTCCCGGAGGTCACCATCTCCAAGATCAGGTTCCTGGAGGCGGAGGGCCTGGTCGAACCGCAGCGCACGCCCTCGGGATACCGCAAGTTCAGCCCCCCGGACGTCGAGCGCCTCGCCTACGTGCTGCGCATGCAACGTGACCACTACCTGCCGCTGCGCGTCATCCGCGAGCACCTGGACGCCATCGAGCGCGGGGAGGCGCCGCCGGCCCTGCCCGCGCCCGAGACCCGGCCGGGGCCGATGGAGGAGATGGACCGCGAGTTGGGGGCGGTCTCCGGCTCACCGGCCGGTGTCCGCCTCGGCCGGGCCGAACTGCTGGCCGCCGCCGAGGCGCAGGAGCGCGAGCTCGTCGAGTGGGAGTCCTACGGCCTGGTCACGCCGGGCCCGGACGGCGGGTACGACGGCGAGGCGCTGCAGGTCGCCCGCCTGGTCGCCGAACTCGGCCGGTACGGGCTCGAACCGCGTCATCTGCGGGCCACGAAGGCCGCCGCCGACCGGGAGGTGGCCCTGGTGGACCAGGTGGTCGCCCCGCTGCGCCGGCACCGCAATCCGCAGACCCGGGCGCACGCCGAGACCACCGCCCGCGATCTGGCCACCCTCTCGGTGCGGCTGCACGCGGCGATGGTGCAGGCCGCGATGCGCGGCCGGAGCTAG
- a CDS encoding FHA domain-containing protein, protein MGGPTPCPRCGNQNPVAARFCSNCGTALRGGLIPEGAAETTSTISISGLESYDPNATQAGTGTQPALSPEVLSAIDALPPGSALLIVQRGPNSGSRFLLDSDKTTAGRHPEGDIFLDDVTVSRKHVEFRRAPGGGFTVADVGSLNGTYVNRERIDEVSLNNGDEVQIGKYRLVFFASHHRGY, encoded by the coding sequence ATGGGAGGCCCCACTCCGTGCCCCAGGTGCGGGAACCAGAACCCCGTCGCGGCCCGCTTCTGTTCCAACTGCGGTACCGCCCTGCGCGGCGGGCTGATCCCCGAGGGCGCCGCGGAGACCACCTCCACCATCTCGATCTCCGGCCTGGAGTCGTACGACCCCAACGCCACCCAGGCCGGTACGGGAACCCAGCCCGCGCTCTCGCCCGAGGTGCTGTCGGCGATCGACGCGCTGCCGCCGGGCTCGGCGCTGCTGATCGTGCAGCGCGGCCCGAACTCCGGCAGCCGGTTCCTGCTCGACTCGGACAAGACCACGGCGGGCCGCCACCCGGAGGGTGACATCTTCCTGGACGATGTCACGGTGTCGCGCAAGCACGTCGAGTTCCGCCGGGCGCCCGGCGGCGGCTTCACCGTCGCCGACGTGGGCAGCCTGAACGGCACCTACGTCAACCGGGAGCGGATCGACGAGGTGTCGCTGAACAACGGCGACGAGGTGCAGATCGGCAAGTACCGGCTGGTGTTCTTCGCCAGCCACCACCGGGGGTACTGA